In the Kaistella sp. 97-N-M2 genome, one interval contains:
- a CDS encoding SDR family NAD(P)-dependent oxidoreductase encodes MIVLGSNSEISQAFVEKALEAHEQFSTIYLFTSNRETTEKFAKHLDVKFLQQTEIIDLDLRKEIDYTTFDEITSTLLFCATGYLGEGTEEGLYDSKNTERIIDINYAKLLPVLNFFAEKMERQRAGTMIVLSSVAGDRGRQSNFIYGSAKAGLTAYLSGLRNYLYGKKVHVITVKPGFMETKMTEGLPLNPKLTATPKEAANGIYSAYKNQRNVVYILPIWGFIMLIIRNIPEFIFKKLNL; translated from the coding sequence ATGATCGTTCTTGGCAGCAATTCGGAAATCTCTCAGGCCTTTGTAGAAAAGGCTTTAGAAGCCCATGAGCAATTTTCGACCATCTATTTGTTCACGTCCAACAGAGAAACTACGGAAAAATTTGCAAAACATCTCGACGTCAAATTTTTGCAGCAAACCGAGATAATCGATCTGGATTTAAGGAAGGAAATCGATTATACAACGTTCGATGAAATTACTTCGACCTTGCTTTTTTGTGCCACGGGATATCTGGGAGAAGGCACGGAAGAAGGTTTGTACGATAGTAAAAATACAGAAAGAATTATCGATATTAATTATGCAAAACTGCTTCCGGTACTGAATTTTTTCGCCGAGAAAATGGAAAGACAACGCGCCGGAACCATGATCGTTTTATCGTCTGTTGCGGGCGACCGCGGGAGGCAAAGCAACTTCATCTACGGCAGTGCGAAAGCAGGATTAACTGCGTATTTAAGTGGGCTCCGCAATTATTTGTACGGCAAAAAAGTGCACGTTATCACGGTTAAACCCGGGTTTATGGAGACCAAAATGACGGAAGGATTGCCCTTAAATCCAAAACTGACTGCCACACCAAAAGAAGCGGCAAACGGGATTTACAGCGCTTATAAAAACCAGCGAAATGTTGTTTACATTTTGCCAATTTGGGGTTTCATCATGTTAATCATCAGAAATATCCCTGAATTTATTTTCAAAAAGTTGAATTTGTAA
- a CDS encoding HAD-IB family hydrolase, with translation MKKLYLFDFDGTLTYRDTMFLYLKFYDASRFKLQFIKHIPLFILLKLKLADPEKIKRSFISSVLKGQSRAKIEKKSQEFFDYYFPELVRKNALEFIKSIDREKTDCYIVSASLDIWVQPFAHHFKMNLLATQAEFIDDIFTGNFLGKNCNGPEKVLRIVEAVGTKKYDKTIAFGDTSGDKQMLAWADEAQFEFFH, from the coding sequence ATGAAAAAACTGTATTTATTTGATTTCGACGGTACTTTAACGTACAGAGACACCATGTTTTTGTACCTGAAATTTTACGACGCGTCTCGATTTAAATTGCAATTCATCAAACATATTCCGCTTTTTATTTTATTAAAACTAAAACTGGCGGACCCCGAAAAAATTAAACGAAGTTTTATCTCCTCTGTTTTAAAGGGGCAGAGCCGGGCAAAAATCGAAAAGAAATCGCAGGAGTTTTTTGACTACTATTTTCCGGAGCTTGTTAGAAAAAATGCGCTGGAATTTATTAAAAGTATCGACCGCGAAAAAACCGACTGCTACATTGTTTCCGCTTCTCTGGATATTTGGGTACAACCATTCGCTCATCATTTTAAAATGAATCTTTTAGCCACACAGGCAGAATTTATAGACGACATTTTCACCGGTAACTTTCTTGGGAAAAACTGCAACGGCCCCGAAAAAGTTCTTCGAATCGTCGAAGCCGTAGGGACGAAAAAATATGATAAAACCATTGCCTTTGGCGACACCTCAGGCGATAAACAAATGTTGGCCTGGGCAGATGAAGCTCAGTTTGAATTTTTTCACTAA
- a CDS encoding cysteine desulfurase family protein: MDRIYLDNAATTPLAEEVIDAMVDVMKMNYGNPSSTHSLGQEAKILIENVRRQVADYLHVTPAEIVFTSCGTESNNMIIKSCVEHLGVERIITSPMEHKCVAETVLDMKKRRGTEVVYLRPDRKGDVDLAQLEEIIKSSDKKTLVTLMHANNEIGNFLDIKKVALLCKENNVLFHSDTVQSMAHMEMNFAEIPLDFASCSAHKFHGPKGSGFAFIRKASGLKGIITGGPQERSLRAGTENVCGIVGLGKALELSLNHLEEYASDIKEIKKHTIERLTAEIYGVKFNGRSSEEDGSLYTVLSVLLPFKDPLIGLKLDMKGIAVSQGSACSSGAAKPSMVMMMVLEEEEMENSTPLRVSFSHLTTKQEIDALIEALSEIAKSFTIDKTNVEHR, translated from the coding sequence ATGGATAGAATTTATTTGGATAATGCAGCTACCACGCCGCTTGCCGAAGAAGTTATCGATGCAATGGTCGACGTAATGAAGATGAATTACGGCAACCCGTCTTCCACGCATAGCCTTGGTCAGGAAGCCAAAATTCTTATCGAAAATGTAAGAAGGCAGGTTGCGGATTATCTGCACGTTACGCCGGCCGAGATTGTTTTTACGTCCTGCGGAACGGAATCCAATAACATGATTATAAAATCATGTGTGGAACATTTAGGAGTGGAGCGGATTATTACTTCACCTATGGAACACAAATGTGTAGCAGAAACCGTTCTCGATATGAAAAAACGCCGTGGAACAGAAGTGGTTTACCTTCGTCCCGACCGAAAAGGTGACGTCGATCTGGCACAACTGGAAGAGATCATCAAAAGCTCCGACAAGAAAACTTTGGTAACTTTAATGCACGCCAACAACGAGATCGGAAATTTTCTCGATATTAAAAAAGTCGCGCTTTTATGCAAAGAAAATAACGTATTATTTCACTCAGACACGGTACAGTCCATGGCTCATATGGAAATGAATTTTGCGGAAATTCCGCTGGATTTTGCCTCGTGCAGTGCGCATAAATTTCACGGACCGAAAGGAAGCGGTTTTGCCTTCATTCGAAAAGCTTCTGGTTTAAAAGGAATTATTACAGGCGGTCCACAGGAAAGAAGTTTGCGCGCCGGCACCGAAAATGTGTGCGGCATCGTGGGTTTAGGCAAAGCTTTGGAACTTTCTTTAAATCATCTGGAAGAATACGCTTCGGACATCAAAGAAATTAAAAAACATACTATCGAACGCCTGACGGCGGAAATTTATGGCGTGAAATTCAACGGCAGAAGTTCGGAGGAAGACGGAAGTTTATATACAGTGCTGAGCGTTTTATTGCCCTTTAAAGATCCTTTAATCGGTTTAAAACTCGATATGAAGGGAATTGCTGTATCGCAGGGCAGTGCCTGCTCTTCGGGCGCCGCAAAACCGTCGATGGTAATGATGATGGTTTTGGAAGAAGAAGAAATGGAAAATTCGACACCGTTGCGCGTCTCCTTTAGTCACCTCACGACCAAACAGGAAATCGATGCTTTAATTGAAGCTTTAAGTGAAATAGCGAAATCGTTTACCATAGACAAAACAAATGTTGAACATAGATAA
- the trxA gene encoding thioredoxin, giving the protein MAVEITDQSFKEMVLDSDKPVLVDFWAVWCGPCRMLGPIVEEIATDFEGKAVVGKVDVDNNQQVSVDYGIRNIPTVLIFKGGQVVDKIVGVASKEVIAEKLSAHL; this is encoded by the coding sequence ATGGCAGTAGAAATTACAGATCAATCATTTAAAGAAATGGTTTTGGATTCAGATAAACCCGTATTGGTAGATTTTTGGGCAGTTTGGTGTGGACCCTGCAGAATGTTGGGACCAATTGTAGAAGAAATTGCTACTGATTTTGAAGGCAAAGCAGTAGTAGGAAAAGTTGATGTGGATAATAACCAACAGGTTTCTGTGGATTATGGCATCCGAAATATCCCAACGGTTTTAATCTTTAAAGGTGGGCAGGTTGTTGATAAAATTGTAGGAGTTGCTTCAAAAGAGGTAATCGCTGAAAAATTATCGGCACATTTATAA
- a CDS encoding glucose-1-phosphate adenylyltransferase — MKPNVISIVLGGGRGTRLFPLTYSRSKPAVPIAGKYRLVDIPISNCLNSGYNKILVLTQFNSASLNSHIKNSYHFDIFSRGFVDILAAEQNVENDQWYQGTADAVRQSMKHLDKYDYDYILILSGDQLYQMDFRELIDFHCKNEGDITIATIPVTAKDAPGFGILKSDDNGNITSFIEKPSFDQLDEWKSEVSEKSRAEGKEYLASMGIYVFGKEVLKKMFAEDPGDDFGGELIPNGIGTYKTLSFQYDGYWTDIGTIDSFFDANIDLTKDFPKFNLFSNAPIYTRARMLPPSKILGSYVSKAIFGDGCIVMADKIENSIVGNRSRIDKGSTLMCTYMMGADSYQDTKEIISNDHQGIPNLGVGKYCYIENAILDKNCRVGDNVRIIGGKHLPDGDYDNHSIKDGIVVVKKNATIQPGTIIP, encoded by the coding sequence ATGAAACCTAATGTCATCTCAATAGTACTCGGTGGTGGACGAGGTACAAGATTGTTTCCCCTAACTTATTCCCGATCGAAGCCGGCAGTTCCTATCGCAGGAAAGTACAGATTGGTTGATATTCCCATTTCCAACTGTTTAAATTCGGGATATAATAAAATTCTCGTGCTTACTCAGTTTAATTCCGCTTCGCTGAACTCGCACATTAAAAATTCTTATCATTTCGATATTTTCAGCAGAGGTTTTGTAGATATTTTGGCCGCCGAACAAAATGTGGAAAATGATCAGTGGTATCAGGGTACCGCCGATGCAGTGCGCCAGTCGATGAAACATTTGGATAAGTATGACTATGATTACATTTTAATCCTTTCCGGAGATCAGTTGTATCAGATGGATTTTCGCGAACTGATCGATTTTCACTGTAAAAATGAAGGCGACATCACTATTGCAACGATTCCGGTTACCGCGAAAGACGCGCCCGGTTTTGGCATTTTAAAGTCGGATGACAACGGAAATATTACTTCTTTCATCGAAAAACCTTCCTTCGACCAGCTTGACGAGTGGAAATCTGAAGTGTCCGAGAAGAGCAGGGCCGAAGGTAAAGAATATCTCGCCTCGATGGGAATCTACGTTTTCGGTAAAGAGGTTTTGAAAAAGATGTTTGCAGAAGATCCAGGTGACGATTTCGGCGGTGAATTAATCCCCAACGGAATTGGCACCTATAAAACCCTCAGTTTTCAATACGACGGCTACTGGACCGATATCGGAACAATCGATTCTTTCTTCGATGCGAACATCGATTTAACGAAGGATTTCCCTAAATTCAATCTTTTCAGCAATGCTCCCATCTATACGAGAGCGAGAATGCTGCCGCCGTCCAAAATTTTGGGTTCTTATGTGAGTAAAGCAATTTTCGGCGACGGTTGTATTGTGATGGCAGATAAAATTGAAAATTCAATCGTCGGAAACCGCAGCAGGATCGACAAGGGAAGTACTTTGATGTGTACATACATGATGGGTGCAGATTCTTATCAGGATACAAAAGAAATCATCTCAAACGATCATCAGGGGATTCCAAATCTCGGTGTCGGAAAATACTGTTACATTGAGAACGCTATTCTTGATAAAAACTGCAGGGTGGGAGATAATGTGCGTATTATTGGCGGCAAACACCTGCCCGATGGCGATTACGACAATCATTCCATTAAAGATGGAATCGTGGTAGTGAAAAAGAATGCGACCATTCAGCCAGGTACAATTATTCCATAA
- a CDS encoding 2-oxoglutarate dehydrogenase E1 component: protein MDKFSFLNAAHSQLIEDLYQQYLKFPDSLEPSWKAFFQGFDFALENYNDDISTNSAVPASSNVSTITNQIVSDGQIPDDIKKEFKVLNLIEGYRQRGHLFTNTNPVRERRHYEPTLDLENFGLSKDDLNTKFNSATETGMPNAATLQEIINHLEKIYCESIGTEYMHINNVQEKKFIREWITVNENHPNLSAPQKTEILEKLNQAVAFENYLHTKFVGQKRFSLEGGESLIPALDQLITRSSQLGVDEVVLGMAHRGRLSVLTNIFGKSYKQIFSEFEGKEFEEDVFSGDVKYHLGSSKKIKTESGEEVAINLTPNPSHLETVASLVEGICRAKVDNKYKDYKKVLPIVIHGDGAIAGQGIVYEIAQMMTLEGYKTGGTIHIVVNNQVSFTTNYLDARSSVYCTDIAKVTESPVMHVNADDVEAVVHAIRFAADFRAEFGKDVYIDLLGYRKYGHNEGDEPRFTQPNLYRLISKHPNPREIYKEQLIKEGILSEDVLKTMESKFKTLLDEDYDAAKEIEKNTMDVFMSDDWVDFPLSVKDAMQESVNTGFDLEELKKLAVKMTTLPADKKFISKIKRLFDNRLKMIESNSFDWALGEWLAYATLLTEGNNVRISGEDVERGTFSHRHAVVKTEDAEEEYIPLRHVSDNRFDIYNSHLSEYGVLGFDYGYAMSSPNTLTIWEAQFGDFVNGAQIIIDQYLAAAEEKWKIQNGLVMLLPHGFEGQGAEHSSARLERFLGLCANENMTVANATTPANYFHLLRRQLKWKFRKPLIVMTPKSLLRHPKVVSPLEDFANGQFQPIIDDFTAKEDKIDKLVLCSGKIYYELLAKKEELNCENIALVRLEQMYPIQEDKIQEIFQKYKNRKELLWVQEEPENMGAWNYILRTFRETGIQVISPVASGSPAPGSHKMFERNQNSVINRVFDRNDAPAKRPVTA, encoded by the coding sequence ATGGACAAATTTTCATTCCTGAATGCTGCACATTCGCAGTTGATAGAAGACTTATACCAGCAATATTTAAAATTTCCCGATTCACTTGAGCCTTCCTGGAAAGCATTTTTCCAGGGATTTGATTTTGCTCTAGAGAATTATAACGACGATATTTCCACCAATTCCGCAGTTCCGGCCTCATCCAATGTCTCCACAATAACCAATCAGATCGTTTCGGACGGCCAGATTCCGGACGATATTAAAAAAGAGTTTAAAGTGCTTAACCTGATCGAAGGATACAGACAGCGCGGTCATTTATTTACGAACACAAATCCTGTACGTGAAAGACGACATTACGAACCAACGCTGGATCTGGAGAATTTTGGACTTTCTAAAGACGACTTAAATACTAAATTTAATTCGGCCACAGAAACCGGAATGCCGAACGCTGCAACCTTGCAGGAAATCATCAATCACCTCGAAAAGATTTATTGCGAATCGATTGGTACAGAATACATGCACATTAACAACGTGCAGGAGAAAAAATTCATCAGAGAATGGATTACCGTAAATGAAAATCACCCAAACCTTTCGGCGCCGCAGAAGACGGAAATTTTGGAAAAATTAAATCAGGCCGTTGCTTTCGAAAATTATCTTCATACCAAATTTGTGGGTCAGAAGCGGTTTTCTTTGGAAGGGGGCGAATCTTTAATTCCGGCATTGGATCAGTTGATTACGAGGTCTTCGCAATTAGGCGTTGACGAGGTCGTTTTAGGAATGGCTCACCGTGGACGCTTAAGCGTTTTAACCAATATTTTCGGCAAATCTTACAAGCAGATATTTTCAGAATTTGAAGGGAAAGAATTTGAAGAAGATGTTTTTTCCGGCGATGTGAAATACCATCTGGGGTCATCAAAAAAAATAAAAACCGAATCCGGTGAAGAAGTTGCCATCAATCTAACGCCGAATCCTTCGCATTTGGAGACTGTTGCCTCCTTGGTAGAGGGTATTTGTCGTGCAAAAGTTGATAATAAATACAAAGATTACAAAAAAGTTTTGCCCATTGTTATTCACGGCGACGGCGCCATCGCAGGGCAGGGAATTGTCTACGAGATTGCCCAGATGATGACGCTGGAAGGATATAAAACGGGTGGCACCATTCATATTGTGGTGAACAACCAGGTTTCCTTTACCACCAATTATCTAGATGCAAGATCGTCGGTTTATTGTACAGATATCGCAAAAGTAACCGAATCACCTGTGATGCACGTAAATGCAGATGATGTTGAAGCTGTTGTTCACGCCATCAGATTTGCGGCAGATTTCCGCGCAGAGTTTGGTAAAGATGTCTACATCGATTTATTGGGTTACAGAAAATACGGCCATAACGAAGGTGATGAGCCCCGTTTTACACAGCCGAACTTATACCGGTTGATTTCTAAACACCCCAATCCGAGAGAGATCTACAAAGAGCAGCTCATTAAAGAAGGCATTCTTTCCGAAGATGTTTTAAAAACAATGGAATCTAAATTCAAAACCCTTTTGGATGAAGATTATGATGCTGCTAAAGAGATTGAAAAAAATACCATGGACGTTTTTATGTCCGATGATTGGGTCGATTTCCCGCTTAGCGTAAAAGATGCCATGCAGGAATCCGTGAATACGGGATTTGATTTAGAAGAACTAAAGAAACTGGCAGTTAAAATGACCACTTTGCCGGCAGATAAAAAATTTATTTCCAAAATCAAAAGGCTGTTCGATAACCGTTTGAAAATGATCGAGTCCAATTCGTTCGACTGGGCGTTGGGCGAATGGTTAGCTTATGCAACTTTGCTTACGGAAGGAAATAACGTACGGATTTCCGGTGAAGACGTCGAAAGAGGCACATTCTCTCACCGTCATGCGGTTGTGAAAACTGAAGATGCCGAAGAAGAATATATCCCTTTGCGCCACGTTTCCGATAATCGTTTTGATATTTACAACTCGCACCTTTCCGAATACGGAGTTCTTGGTTTCGACTATGGTTACGCCATGTCTTCGCCAAATACATTAACCATTTGGGAAGCGCAGTTTGGAGATTTCGTTAATGGAGCACAGATTATCATCGACCAGTATTTGGCCGCGGCTGAAGAAAAATGGAAGATTCAAAATGGTTTGGTGATGCTTCTTCCGCACGGTTTTGAAGGGCAGGGTGCAGAACACTCTTCTGCCAGATTGGAAAGATTTTTAGGCCTTTGTGCCAATGAAAATATGACTGTAGCCAACGCCACAACTCCTGCAAACTATTTCCACCTTTTGAGAAGACAGTTGAAATGGAAATTTCGGAAACCTTTGATCGTTATGACGCCGAAATCTTTACTGCGTCATCCGAAAGTCGTTTCTCCGCTGGAGGACTTCGCGAACGGTCAGTTTCAGCCTATTATCGACGATTTTACAGCAAAAGAAGATAAAATTGATAAATTGGTTTTATGTTCCGGAAAAATCTACTACGAACTGTTAGCTAAAAAAGAAGAATTGAACTGTGAAAACATTGCTTTGGTAAGATTAGAGCAGATGTATCCGATTCAGGAAGATAAAATTCAGGAAATATTTCAGAAATATAAAAACAGAAAAGAACTGCTTTGGGTTCAGGAAGAGCCCGAAAATATGGGCGCCTGGAATTATATTTTAAGAACCTTCCGTGAGACCGGAATTCAGGTAATTTCGCCGGTTGCAAGTGGTTCGCCTGCACCGGGAAGTCACAAAATGTTCGAAAGAAATCAGAACAGTGTTATCAACCGGGTTTTCGACAGAAACGATGCGCCGGCAAAAAGACCGGTAACAGCTTAG
- the odhB gene encoding 2-oxoglutarate dehydrogenase complex dihydrolipoyllysine-residue succinyltransferase, translating into MSILEMKVPSPGESITEVEIASWLVKDGDYVEKDQPIAEVDSDKATLELPAEESGIITLKAEEGEVVEVGQVVCLIDRDGAKPEASSAPKTENAEAPKAEEKVVEKPAIVQEAKKEEKPVATSYATGTPSPAAKKILDEKGITASQVSGSGKDGRITKEDANTASVPAMGGTSETSGSRGSNTTKLSVLRRKIAARLVSVKNETAMLTTFNEVDMSEIFRIRKQYKEEFTQKHGIGLGFMSFFTKAVTRALQMYPDVNASIDGDFKTNYEFCDISIAVSGPKGLMVPVLRNAENMSFRGVEANIKSLAEKVRDGKITVDEMTGGTFTVTNGGTFGSMMSTPIINPPQSAILGMHNILQRPMAIDGQVVIRPMMYVALSYDHRIIDGKESVGFLVAVKEAIDNPVEHLMGGDERKALEL; encoded by the coding sequence ATGTCAATATTAGAAATGAAAGTTCCCTCGCCGGGAGAATCCATCACAGAAGTTGAAATCGCATCTTGGTTGGTAAAAGACGGCGATTACGTAGAAAAAGACCAGCCAATCGCTGAAGTTGATTCCGACAAAGCAACCCTTGAACTTCCTGCCGAAGAAAGCGGGATTATTACCTTAAAAGCGGAAGAAGGCGAAGTGGTAGAAGTAGGACAGGTGGTTTGCCTTATCGATAGAGACGGTGCAAAACCTGAAGCGTCATCTGCCCCCAAAACGGAAAATGCCGAGGCGCCAAAAGCGGAAGAAAAAGTGGTAGAAAAACCGGCCATCGTTCAGGAGGCTAAAAAAGAAGAAAAACCCGTTGCAACAAGTTATGCAACAGGCACGCCTTCGCCGGCTGCGAAAAAGATTCTGGACGAAAAAGGAATAACAGCTTCTCAGGTTTCAGGTTCCGGCAAAGACGGCAGAATCACGAAGGAGGATGCGAATACGGCTTCGGTTCCTGCAATGGGCGGAACTTCCGAAACAAGTGGTTCCAGAGGTTCGAACACCACTAAACTCTCAGTATTGCGTCGTAAAATTGCGGCAAGATTGGTATCGGTGAAAAATGAAACGGCCATGTTGACGACTTTTAACGAAGTTGACATGTCCGAAATCTTCCGAATCAGAAAACAATATAAAGAAGAATTTACGCAGAAACACGGCATTGGTTTAGGATTTATGTCCTTTTTTACGAAAGCCGTAACAAGAGCACTTCAAATGTATCCGGATGTGAACGCTTCTATCGACGGAGATTTCAAAACCAATTATGAGTTTTGCGATATTTCGATCGCAGTTTCCGGACCGAAAGGTTTGATGGTTCCTGTGCTTCGCAATGCAGAAAATATGTCGTTTCGCGGGGTGGAAGCCAACATTAAATCACTTGCTGAAAAAGTAAGAGACGGAAAAATAACCGTTGATGAAATGACGGGTGGAACCTTTACCGTAACAAATGGTGGAACTTTCGGCTCCATGATGTCTACGCCAATTATTAATCCGCCGCAGTCTGCAATATTAGGAATGCACAATATTTTACAAAGACCTATGGCGATTGATGGCCAGGTGGTTATACGTCCGATGATGTATGTGGCCTTGTCTTACGATCACCGAATCATCGATGGTAAGGAATCTGTCGGGTTTTTGGTGGCGGTGAAAGAAGCCATCGATAATCCTGTGGAACACCTTATGGGCGGTGACGAAAGGAAAGCGCTGGAGCTTTAA
- the apaG gene encoding Co2+/Mg2+ efflux protein ApaG — MFSTTTFDIKVSVTPEYDVKNSFPSENRFVFRYNITIENLSEFPIKLKRRKWLIYDVGFGFTEVSGDGVIGLTPEIHPGDNFKYFSNVVLRSGVGNMSGTYFCTHLLTNDEIEIEIPKFNLVAQVLSN, encoded by the coding sequence ATGTTCTCTACAACTACTTTCGACATTAAAGTCTCCGTAACTCCGGAATACGACGTTAAAAACAGTTTTCCTTCAGAGAATCGTTTTGTGTTCCGCTACAACATTACCATCGAAAACCTGAGCGAATTTCCCATCAAACTGAAAAGGCGAAAATGGCTGATTTACGATGTTGGCTTTGGTTTTACAGAGGTCAGTGGCGATGGTGTAATAGGCTTAACTCCCGAAATTCACCCGGGCGACAACTTCAAATATTTTTCGAATGTGGTCTTACGGTCTGGCGTGGGAAATATGTCTGGAACGTATTTTTGCACCCACCTTCTCACCAATGATGAAATCGAAATTGAAATTCCAAAATTCAATTTGGTAGCGCAGGTTTTGAGTAATTGA
- a CDS encoding 3'-5' exonuclease: MIDFCAIDFETATHERHSACEMGICVVEGGVIVKTQTWLIKPPSFPYFHPRNIEVHGINPHDVQHAPTFDEIWHEAENLMYGNLMIAHNAGFDAGVLRSCLDYYGFFKPKLNYLCSISLAKKSWKDLPKYGLKSLADQHNIQFTHHRAGADAEVCAKISLLAFERLMLTRNDEVSEVLKKNLKIL; encoded by the coding sequence ATGATTGATTTCTGCGCTATCGATTTTGAAACTGCTACACACGAACGGCATTCTGCATGTGAGATGGGAATTTGTGTGGTTGAAGGCGGCGTGATTGTAAAAACCCAAACGTGGCTCATCAAGCCGCCAAGTTTTCCGTATTTTCATCCGAGAAACATCGAAGTTCACGGTATAAATCCACACGATGTTCAGCACGCTCCTACTTTTGATGAAATCTGGCATGAAGCTGAAAACTTGATGTATGGAAATCTGATGATCGCGCACAACGCCGGCTTTGACGCGGGCGTTTTAAGAAGCTGTCTAGATTACTACGGTTTTTTTAAACCGAAACTTAACTATTTATGCAGCATTTCTTTAGCCAAAAAATCCTGGAAAGATTTGCCCAAATATGGTTTGAAATCGTTAGCCGATCAGCACAATATTCAGTTTACGCATCACAGAGCGGGTGCCGATGCAGAAGTCTGCGCCAAAATATCGCTCCTCGCGTTTGAAAGGTTGATGCTTACGAGAAATGATGAAGTAAGTGAGGTGCTGAAAAAAAATCTGAAAATTCTTTAG
- a CDS encoding alpha/beta hydrolase, with translation MGKLLQYLQEKVVFLPVALPQEHEFDFENSFEEYLWKTPFEGKINALHFQIKNPKGVILYFHGNSNNLHRWGKIAGELRHFGYDILVMDYRGYGKSSGPRNEDFLYSDAFFAFEFAKKKYGEENVVVYGRSLGGAFALKVAAENQPKLVILEAAFYNLQDIVNRWLPVQITDKVAPKMTYHFLSNETIVGLNVPLYHFHGTKDSVVPFTSGKKLFELFQNQKPDIEKKFIKIAGGKHDDLAKFQKFREELQMILSQK, from the coding sequence ATGGGAAAACTGCTTCAATATCTTCAGGAAAAAGTGGTGTTTTTACCCGTTGCGCTTCCGCAGGAACACGAATTCGATTTTGAAAACAGCTTCGAAGAATATCTTTGGAAAACCCCGTTCGAGGGCAAAATAAATGCCTTACATTTTCAAATTAAAAATCCGAAAGGCGTAATTTTATATTTTCACGGCAATTCCAACAACCTGCATCGCTGGGGAAAAATCGCGGGCGAACTTCGCCATTTTGGGTACGATATTCTGGTGATGGACTACCGCGGTTACGGCAAAAGTTCCGGTCCACGCAATGAGGATTTTCTTTATTCCGACGCTTTTTTCGCTTTCGAATTTGCAAAGAAAAAGTACGGCGAAGAAAACGTTGTCGTGTACGGACGCAGCTTAGGCGGCGCTTTTGCCTTAAAAGTGGCAGCAGAAAACCAACCTAAACTCGTGATTTTAGAGGCCGCTTTTTACAATCTGCAGGACATTGTGAACCGCTGGCTTCCCGTTCAGATCACGGACAAGGTGGCACCAAAAATGACATACCACTTTTTATCGAATGAAACTATTGTCGGTCTTAACGTTCCGCTTTATCACTTTCACGGCACGAAAGATTCGGTTGTGCCGTTTACTTCCGGCAAAAAACTGTTTGAACTTTTCCAAAATCAAAAGCCGGACATCGAAAAAAAATTCATCAAGATCGCGGGAGGAAAACATGATGACCTGGCGAAATTCCAAAAATTTCGGGAAGAGCTTCAGATGATTCTTAGCCAAAAATAA